In the genome of Drosophila pseudoobscura strain MV-25-SWS-2005 chromosome 3, UCI_Dpse_MV25, whole genome shotgun sequence, one region contains:
- the LOC4804568 gene encoding putative sodium-coupled neutral amino acid transporter 11 isoform X1 — MNDSRRNTATEFSYILQRQGSDVSVAEAYAFDDFNNLMKNNHQPTHQQQGQQPQQQQPQQQQQQQNPSQQRQQPQQPQHDATLVDTLSSLPQASFNYINSIVGSGVIGIPYALHRAGFGLGLALLILVAYITDYSLILMVRCGHICGRFSYPGIMEAAYGKYGYYLLSLLQFMYPFLAMISYNVVVGDTLSKVLVRFFPSWGASMGAVRLGVVFFVNVGVVMPLCLYKNVSRLARASFISLACVVFILFAVIIKLMSGDYKVTDTADSWSFANSDVIPATGIMVFAFMCHHNTFLVYQSMRDATMERWEKVTHISIGFAWTVAALFGIAGYSTFRALSQGDLLENYCWDDDLMNFSRVLFSISILLTFPIECFVSREIVRALVHRFVLKEPISEFTQDKDPNLEKGAIIDEYSKAITMAIVFSAFIISPMTDCLGSVLELNGLLAAIPLAYILPGLAYIRMEPHALFSREKLPALGLVVFGALVTILGAAVLLPGLMGDDCRSDIVLGYCRQEFQNATADVASSKTVD; from the exons ATGAACGACAGTCGACGCAACACGGCCACAGAATTTAGCTACATTCTTCAGCGTCAG GGCAGCGATGTGTCCGTTGCCGAGGCCTATGCATTCGACGACTTCAACAATTTAATGAAG AACAACCATCAGCCGACACATCAGCAACAgggacagcagccacagcaacagcagccgcagcagcagcagcagcaacaaaatccttcccagcaacggcagcagccacagcaaccaCAGCATGATGCCACGCTGGTCGACACATTGTCCTCGTTGCCACAGGCCTCGTTCAACTATATCAACTCCATTGTAGGCAGTGGCGTCATTGGCATACCATACGCCCTGCACCGGGCCGGGTtcggcctgggcctggcccTGCTCATCCTCGTCGCCTACATCACCGATTACTCACTCATCCTAATG GTCAGATGCGGCCACATTTGTGGCAGGTTCAGCTATCCGGGCATCATGGAGGCTGCCTACGGGAAGTACGGCTACTACCTGCTCTCCCTGCTCCAGTTCATGTATCCCTTTCTGG CCATGATATCGTACAACGTTGTCGTGGGCGATACCCTGTCCAAAGTGCTCGTTCGCTTCTTCCCCTCCTGGGGCGCCTCGATGGGCGCTGTTCGACTGGGCGTGGTCTTCTTTGTCAACGTCGGCGTTGTGATGCCCCTCTGCCTGTACAAGAACGTCTCCCGCCTGGCTAGGGCCAGCTTCATCAGCCTGGCCTGCGTCGTCTTCATCCTGTTTGCCGTCATCATCAAGCTCATGTCCGGCGATTATAAAGT AACGGACACTGCGGATTCGTGGAGCTTTGCTAACTCGGATGTCATACCAGCCACGGGCATCATGGTCTTTG CTTTCATGTGTCATCACAATACGTTCCTCGTTTATCAATCGATGCGCGACGCGACCATGGAGCGCTGGGAGAAGGTAACCCACATTTCGATTGGTTTCGCCTGGACTGTGGCGGCCCTGTTCGGCATCGCTGGATACTCCACCTTCCGTGCCCTGTCCCAAg GCGACCTCCTGGAGAACTATTGCTGGGATGACGACCTGATGAACTTCTCGCGTGTACTCTTCTCCATTTCCATACTGCTGACTTTTCCCATCGAATGCTTCGTTTCTCGAGAG ATTGTACGCGCATTAGTCCATCGGTTCGTGCTGAAGGAACCCATCAGTGAGTTTACCCAGGACAAGGACCCCAACTTGGAGAAGGGAGCCATCATCGATGAGTACTCGAAAGCCATTACCATGGCCATCGTCTTCAGCGCCTTCATCATATCGCCCATGACCGACTGTCTCGGCTCGGTGCTGGAACTCAAT GGTCTCCTGGCAGCCATACCCCTGGCTTATATACTGCCCGGGCTGGCCTACATCCGGATGGAGCCGCACGCCCTCTTCAGCCGCGAGAAGCTGCCCGCCCTGGGCCTGGTGGTGTTCGGTGCCCTGGTGACCATCCTGGGAGctgcggtgctgctgcccgGCCTAATGGGCGATGATTGTCGGTCGGATATTGTGCTGGGCTACTGCCGGCAGGAGTTCCAGAATGCCACCGCCGATGTGGCCTCCTCAAAAACGGTGGATTAG
- the LOC4804568 gene encoding putative sodium-coupled neutral amino acid transporter 11 isoform X2 encodes MNDSRRNTATEFSYILQRQNNHQPTHQQQGQQPQQQQPQQQQQQQNPSQQRQQPQQPQHDATLVDTLSSLPQASFNYINSIVGSGVIGIPYALHRAGFGLGLALLILVAYITDYSLILMVRCGHICGRFSYPGIMEAAYGKYGYYLLSLLQFMYPFLAMISYNVVVGDTLSKVLVRFFPSWGASMGAVRLGVVFFVNVGVVMPLCLYKNVSRLARASFISLACVVFILFAVIIKLMSGDYKVTDTADSWSFANSDVIPATGIMVFAFMCHHNTFLVYQSMRDATMERWEKVTHISIGFAWTVAALFGIAGYSTFRALSQGDLLENYCWDDDLMNFSRVLFSISILLTFPIECFVSREIVRALVHRFVLKEPISEFTQDKDPNLEKGAIIDEYSKAITMAIVFSAFIISPMTDCLGSVLELNGLLAAIPLAYILPGLAYIRMEPHALFSREKLPALGLVVFGALVTILGAAVLLPGLMGDDCRSDIVLGYCRQEFQNATADVASSKTVD; translated from the exons ATGAACGACAGTCGACGCAACACGGCCACAGAATTTAGCTACATTCTTCAGCGTCAG AACAACCATCAGCCGACACATCAGCAACAgggacagcagccacagcaacagcagccgcagcagcagcagcagcaacaaaatccttcccagcaacggcagcagccacagcaaccaCAGCATGATGCCACGCTGGTCGACACATTGTCCTCGTTGCCACAGGCCTCGTTCAACTATATCAACTCCATTGTAGGCAGTGGCGTCATTGGCATACCATACGCCCTGCACCGGGCCGGGTtcggcctgggcctggcccTGCTCATCCTCGTCGCCTACATCACCGATTACTCACTCATCCTAATG GTCAGATGCGGCCACATTTGTGGCAGGTTCAGCTATCCGGGCATCATGGAGGCTGCCTACGGGAAGTACGGCTACTACCTGCTCTCCCTGCTCCAGTTCATGTATCCCTTTCTGG CCATGATATCGTACAACGTTGTCGTGGGCGATACCCTGTCCAAAGTGCTCGTTCGCTTCTTCCCCTCCTGGGGCGCCTCGATGGGCGCTGTTCGACTGGGCGTGGTCTTCTTTGTCAACGTCGGCGTTGTGATGCCCCTCTGCCTGTACAAGAACGTCTCCCGCCTGGCTAGGGCCAGCTTCATCAGCCTGGCCTGCGTCGTCTTCATCCTGTTTGCCGTCATCATCAAGCTCATGTCCGGCGATTATAAAGT AACGGACACTGCGGATTCGTGGAGCTTTGCTAACTCGGATGTCATACCAGCCACGGGCATCATGGTCTTTG CTTTCATGTGTCATCACAATACGTTCCTCGTTTATCAATCGATGCGCGACGCGACCATGGAGCGCTGGGAGAAGGTAACCCACATTTCGATTGGTTTCGCCTGGACTGTGGCGGCCCTGTTCGGCATCGCTGGATACTCCACCTTCCGTGCCCTGTCCCAAg GCGACCTCCTGGAGAACTATTGCTGGGATGACGACCTGATGAACTTCTCGCGTGTACTCTTCTCCATTTCCATACTGCTGACTTTTCCCATCGAATGCTTCGTTTCTCGAGAG ATTGTACGCGCATTAGTCCATCGGTTCGTGCTGAAGGAACCCATCAGTGAGTTTACCCAGGACAAGGACCCCAACTTGGAGAAGGGAGCCATCATCGATGAGTACTCGAAAGCCATTACCATGGCCATCGTCTTCAGCGCCTTCATCATATCGCCCATGACCGACTGTCTCGGCTCGGTGCTGGAACTCAAT GGTCTCCTGGCAGCCATACCCCTGGCTTATATACTGCCCGGGCTGGCCTACATCCGGATGGAGCCGCACGCCCTCTTCAGCCGCGAGAAGCTGCCCGCCCTGGGCCTGGTGGTGTTCGGTGCCCTGGTGACCATCCTGGGAGctgcggtgctgctgcccgGCCTAATGGGCGATGATTGTCGGTCGGATATTGTGCTGGGCTACTGCCGGCAGGAGTTCCAGAATGCCACCGCCGATGTGGCCTCCTCAAAAACGGTGGATTAG
- the LOC4804569 gene encoding leucine-rich repeat-containing protein 34 produces the protein MMCDVGLPCVYDPGQCTAPANVKPRLFTIMLLHCWQREYDKRPYKKFQFRRLDFEERIGRRYHCIRDFRIIVNFLLRRSLLEVSIWSVVVSNWDAKLLQEFALSLIRVWKIELKLMQLPTEFFVMLRLNAAKMEVVELSLEGTPLSDQNVRMLREFLLVNKTLHTLNVSHCSLTQYNFALIADGVHKSGVRSLNASRLLGLKLSLDTEKMASIIGSLLMQNHLVVLTLQHCEFTAQDMQPISEYLYGSKCALRELNLASNLIAADGTLFLMRGIAQGGGLELLDISCNSIGTHGGEWIAMYLSSCRMLQHLYLNYNDIGESGINLILLTIKKESKMKRLNLYGNSFDSRSAMIVRRLLDAEVLFHEEIDISYTYDEALQDYRIVPWR, from the exons ATGATGTGCGACGTAGGATTGCCGTGCGTATATGATCCGGGTCAGTGCACGGCTCCGGCCAACGTGAAGCCGCGCTTGTTCACGATCATGCTGCTCCATTGCTGGCAGCGGGAGTACGACAAGCGGCCGTACAAGAAGTTCCAGTTCCGGAGACTGGACTTTGAGGAGCGTATTGGCCGGAGATACCATTGTATTCGTGACTTTCGCATCATCGTGAACTTTCTGTTGCGCCGATCCCTGCTGGAGGTGTCCATCTGGAGCGTGGTGGTTAGCAACTGGGATGCAAAACTGCTGCAGGAGTTTGCCCTCTCGCTGATTCGCGTGTGGAAGATCGAGCTGAAGCTCATGCAGCTGCCAACCGAGTTCTTTGTGATGTTGCGCCTCAATGCGGCAAAGATGGAGGTCGTCGAGCTCAGTTTGGAGG GCACGCCCCTCAGCGATCAGAATGTTCGTATGCTGCGAGAATTCTTGCTGGTCAACAAGACCCTGCACACCCTCAACGTGTCCCACTGCAGTCTTACCCAGTACAACTTCGCCCTTATAGCCGATGGCGTCCACAAGTCGGGTGTGCGCAGCCTGAATGCCAGCCGCCTCCTGGGCCTCAAGCTCAGCCTGGACACGGAAAAGATGGCCTCAATAATTGGCTCTCTTCTGATGCAGAACCACCTAGTTGTGCTCACGCTGCAGCACTGCGAGTTCACGGCCCAGGACATGCAGCCCATTTCCGAGTATCTGTACGGAAGCAAGTGCGCATTGCGCGAGCTCAATCTGGCCAGCAATCTGATTGCCGCCGATGGCACCCTTTTCCTAATGCGAGGCATTGCGCAGGGTGGCGGCCTGGAGCTGCTGGACATTAGCTGCAACAGTATTGGCACCCATGGCGGTGAATGGATCGCCATGTATCTCAGCTCGTGCCGTATGCTGCAGCATTTGTATCTAAACTACAACGACATTGGAGAGTCCGGCATCAATCTCATTCTGCTCACCATCAAGAAGGAGTCAAAGATGAAGCGCCTGAATCTCTATGGCAACAGTTTCGATTCTCGCTCGGCCATGATCGTGCGGCGATTACTGGACGCAGAGGTGCTGTTCCACGAGGAAATCGATATAAGTTATACCTACGATGAGGCCCTGCAGGACTATCGCATTGTGCCATGGCGTTGA
- the ana gene encoding protein anachronism isoform X2, with the protein MSSVKCCEKCGRSRSQVLLLQLLILMVMLMSMSRDCQASPSRFNHSAFMDGVQSVVVNPYNRTILNMFDLTEEQIQSIQNRSNPNTKEETTQSSNHQYLELVASQRLNEIFKRLHKAISNEPNVNKSAEKAGYPICNAEMSIPNWQQANNLTLQFASSVFDHNGDRPSSALLRLYKTYPGQSPSQSQSQSQGQAESTEQPTATLCPDQAEVGPQIRVTVSIVHQQKKKQRKKRTCNTTMFSSSLTGWVEIDVKCALAYWEQQQRQQQPQQLLPSVVGMLMIEVHDDEENPLKPGLYFEPPTCDQADPAVPWNAYGSKTFVPYLESRSMPRYPRIDVGFNGSASFSPHNCLKSIYSIPKSRSHISPESTTPNSQTMDNLLDGTRETESQQERVREQVHQHHRRHHHKHRDSPASESEFAVAQSEGEAEAEELLAAASNTEPMEPSNHRVLNHHRATHHHNGRHHHKHHHHLMAHKQD; encoded by the exons aTGTCGAGTGTTAAGTGCTGTGAGAAGTGCGGACGGAGCAGGAGCCAAGTGCTCCTCCTGCAACTGCTGATACTGATGGTGATGCTGATGTCCATGTCCAGGGACTGTCAGGCGTCGCCGTCCCGCTTCAACCACTCCGCCTTCATGGACGGTGTCCAGTCGGTGGTGGTGAATCCTTACAATCGCACCATCCTGAATATGTTCGACCTGACCGAGGAGCAAATTCAAAGCATCCAGAACCGCAGCAATCCCAATACGAAGGAAGAGACCACCCAGTCCTCCAATCACCAATATCTGGAGCTCGTCGCCTCGCAGCG ACTGAACGAGATTTTCAAACGCCTGCACAAGGCAATTTCCAACGAGCCCAATGTTAACAAGTCAGCCGAGAAGGCCGGCTACCCCATCTGCAATGCGGAGATGAGCATTCCCAACTGGCAGCAGGCCAACAACTTGACCCTGCAGTTCGCCAGCAGCGTGTTCGACCACAACGGCGACCGCCCGAGCAGTGCCCTCTTGCGTCTCTACAAGACCTATCCCGGACAAAgtcccagccagagccagagccagagccagggccaggcggagagcacggaaCAGCCCACGGCCACACTCTGCCCCGACCAGGCGGAGGTGGGTCCCCAGATTCGTGTGACGGTCTCCATTGTGCACCAGCAGAAGAAGAAAC AGCGCAAGAAGCGCACCTGCAACACCACCATGTTCAGCAGCAGCCTGACCGGATGGGTAGAGATTGACGTTAAGTGCGCCCTGGCCTACtgggagcaacagcagcgccagcagcagccccagcagctgCTCCCCAGCGTTGTGGGGATGCTGATGATCGAGGTCCATGACGACGAGGAGAACCCCCTGAAGCCCGGCCTCTACTTCGAGCCACCCACTTGCGATCAGGCAG ACCCTGCTGTCCCATGGAACGCATACGGATCAAAGACGTTTGTGCCTTATCTGGAAAGTCGGTCAATGCCCAG ATACCCAAGGATAGATGTTGGGTTTAATGGCAGTGCATCCTTTTCGCCACACAACTGCTTGAAGAGCATATACAGTATCCCGAAGAGCAGGAGCCACATCAGCCCCGAATCAACCACACCCAATTCACAAACAATGGACAATTTGCTTGACGGGACAAGGGAGACGGAGAGCCAGCAGGAGCGGGTGCGGGAGCAGGTCCACCAGCATCACAGACGGCATCACCACAAGCACCGGGACAGTCCTGCATCCGAATCGGAGTTCGCGGTGGCCCAGTCCGAGGGCGAGGCGGAGGCTGAGGAACTCTTGGCAGCGGCGAGCAATACCGAGCCGATGGAACCATCTAACCATCGGGTGCTCAACCATCACCGCGCCACGCACCATCATAATGGACGCCATCACCAtaagcaccaccaccacttgATGGCCCACAAGCAGGATTAG
- the ana gene encoding protein anachronism isoform X1: MSSVKCCEKCGRSRSQVLLLQLLILMVMLMSMSRDCQASPSRFNHSAFMDGVQSVVVNPYNRTILNMFDLTEEQIQSIQNRSNPNTKEETTQSSNHQYLELVASQRLNEIFKRLHKAISNEPNVNKSAEKAGYPICNAEMSIPNWQQANNLTLQFASSVFDHNGDRPSSALLRLYKTYPGQSPSQSQSQSQGQAESTEQPTATLCPDQAEVGPQIRVTVSIVHQQKKKRKLERKKRTCNTTMFSSSLTGWVEIDVKCALAYWEQQQRQQQPQQLLPSVVGMLMIEVHDDEENPLKPGLYFEPPTCDQADPAVPWNAYGSKTFVPYLESRSMPRYPRIDVGFNGSASFSPHNCLKSIYSIPKSRSHISPESTTPNSQTMDNLLDGTRETESQQERVREQVHQHHRRHHHKHRDSPASESEFAVAQSEGEAEAEELLAAASNTEPMEPSNHRVLNHHRATHHHNGRHHHKHHHHLMAHKQD, encoded by the exons aTGTCGAGTGTTAAGTGCTGTGAGAAGTGCGGACGGAGCAGGAGCCAAGTGCTCCTCCTGCAACTGCTGATACTGATGGTGATGCTGATGTCCATGTCCAGGGACTGTCAGGCGTCGCCGTCCCGCTTCAACCACTCCGCCTTCATGGACGGTGTCCAGTCGGTGGTGGTGAATCCTTACAATCGCACCATCCTGAATATGTTCGACCTGACCGAGGAGCAAATTCAAAGCATCCAGAACCGCAGCAATCCCAATACGAAGGAAGAGACCACCCAGTCCTCCAATCACCAATATCTGGAGCTCGTCGCCTCGCAGCG ACTGAACGAGATTTTCAAACGCCTGCACAAGGCAATTTCCAACGAGCCCAATGTTAACAAGTCAGCCGAGAAGGCCGGCTACCCCATCTGCAATGCGGAGATGAGCATTCCCAACTGGCAGCAGGCCAACAACTTGACCCTGCAGTTCGCCAGCAGCGTGTTCGACCACAACGGCGACCGCCCGAGCAGTGCCCTCTTGCGTCTCTACAAGACCTATCCCGGACAAAgtcccagccagagccagagccagagccagggccaggcggagagcacggaaCAGCCCACGGCCACACTCTGCCCCGACCAGGCGGAGGTGGGTCCCCAGATTCGTGTGACGGTCTCCATTGTGCACCAGCAGAAGAAGAAACGTAAGTTAG AGCGCAAGAAGCGCACCTGCAACACCACCATGTTCAGCAGCAGCCTGACCGGATGGGTAGAGATTGACGTTAAGTGCGCCCTGGCCTACtgggagcaacagcagcgccagcagcagccccagcagctgCTCCCCAGCGTTGTGGGGATGCTGATGATCGAGGTCCATGACGACGAGGAGAACCCCCTGAAGCCCGGCCTCTACTTCGAGCCACCCACTTGCGATCAGGCAG ACCCTGCTGTCCCATGGAACGCATACGGATCAAAGACGTTTGTGCCTTATCTGGAAAGTCGGTCAATGCCCAG ATACCCAAGGATAGATGTTGGGTTTAATGGCAGTGCATCCTTTTCGCCACACAACTGCTTGAAGAGCATATACAGTATCCCGAAGAGCAGGAGCCACATCAGCCCCGAATCAACCACACCCAATTCACAAACAATGGACAATTTGCTTGACGGGACAAGGGAGACGGAGAGCCAGCAGGAGCGGGTGCGGGAGCAGGTCCACCAGCATCACAGACGGCATCACCACAAGCACCGGGACAGTCCTGCATCCGAATCGGAGTTCGCGGTGGCCCAGTCCGAGGGCGAGGCGGAGGCTGAGGAACTCTTGGCAGCGGCGAGCAATACCGAGCCGATGGAACCATCTAACCATCGGGTGCTCAACCATCACCGCGCCACGCACCATCATAATGGACGCCATCACCAtaagcaccaccaccacttgATGGCCCACAAGCAGGATTAG
- the ana gene encoding protein anachronism isoform X3 has translation MSSVKCCEKCGRSRSQVLLLQLLILMVMLMSMSRDCQASPSRFNHSAFMDGVQSVVVNPYNRTILNMFDLTEEQIQSIQNRSNPNTKEETTQSSNHQYLELVASQRLNEIFKRLHKAISNEPNVNKSAEKAGYPICNAEMSIPNWQQANNLTLQFASSVFDHNGDRPSSALLRLYKTYPGQSPSQSQSQSQGQAESTEQPTATLCPDQAEVGPQIRVTVSIVHQQKKKRKLERKKRTCNTTMFSSSLTGWVEIDVKCALAYWEQQQRQQQPQQLLPSVVGMLMIEVHDDEENPLKPGLYFEPPTCDQTLLSHGTHTDQRRLCLIWKVGQCPDTQG, from the exons aTGTCGAGTGTTAAGTGCTGTGAGAAGTGCGGACGGAGCAGGAGCCAAGTGCTCCTCCTGCAACTGCTGATACTGATGGTGATGCTGATGTCCATGTCCAGGGACTGTCAGGCGTCGCCGTCCCGCTTCAACCACTCCGCCTTCATGGACGGTGTCCAGTCGGTGGTGGTGAATCCTTACAATCGCACCATCCTGAATATGTTCGACCTGACCGAGGAGCAAATTCAAAGCATCCAGAACCGCAGCAATCCCAATACGAAGGAAGAGACCACCCAGTCCTCCAATCACCAATATCTGGAGCTCGTCGCCTCGCAGCG ACTGAACGAGATTTTCAAACGCCTGCACAAGGCAATTTCCAACGAGCCCAATGTTAACAAGTCAGCCGAGAAGGCCGGCTACCCCATCTGCAATGCGGAGATGAGCATTCCCAACTGGCAGCAGGCCAACAACTTGACCCTGCAGTTCGCCAGCAGCGTGTTCGACCACAACGGCGACCGCCCGAGCAGTGCCCTCTTGCGTCTCTACAAGACCTATCCCGGACAAAgtcccagccagagccagagccagagccagggccaggcggagagcacggaaCAGCCCACGGCCACACTCTGCCCCGACCAGGCGGAGGTGGGTCCCCAGATTCGTGTGACGGTCTCCATTGTGCACCAGCAGAAGAAGAAACGTAAGTTAG AGCGCAAGAAGCGCACCTGCAACACCACCATGTTCAGCAGCAGCCTGACCGGATGGGTAGAGATTGACGTTAAGTGCGCCCTGGCCTACtgggagcaacagcagcgccagcagcagccccagcagctgCTCCCCAGCGTTGTGGGGATGCTGATGATCGAGGTCCATGACGACGAGGAGAACCCCCTGAAGCCCGGCCTCTACTTCGAGCCACCCACTTGCGATCAG ACCCTGCTGTCCCATGGAACGCATACGGATCAAAGACGTTTGTGCCTTATCTGGAAAGTCGGTCAATGCCCAG ATACCCAAGGATAG
- the CNT2 gene encoding solute carrier family 28 member 3, with product MTTDTAKGVINNGYELDHRELEIPNSEPFKEIPREDRNLPQQGEDGKGFFYNNPKMGRIVKISVYILLHVVVVGYFSYATYHYNDITNYECNWSSDNPLCGINFCSGYGMLLLLLVFVYFGLFYYFIFKPKVGIWLHREYLKPAAQKWHNFSRTRAVSLASIALLLVFLAIFLYFETKDEPQKLVSMVAPCFFILCGYCFSTKRSAIKWRVVITGITCQFLLGIICIRWEVGRNIFDCLGKKVATFLDYAKDGAQFVFGDFLIQTEVFAFAILPVIFFFSFFISILYYMGAMQWVVVKLGWILQQLLGTTVCESVTAAANIFLGMSESPLLIRPYINKLTKSEIHSIMVSGFATVSGTVLAAYLSFGASAAHLITSSVMAAPATLAISKLYMPETEESQTTSESIELEKSQDSSLLDAASSGASNAVPIVLGIIANIVAFVAFVAFLNGIVNWLGYLVGVDDIDFEWIFSKLFIPLVWAMGVPSQDCNLVAKVVATKTIINEFVAYERLGAYIVAGDITARSGGIATFAICGFANPSSLGILIGSLSVMAPHRRSTITAVAFRAFVVGSIVCFVSASFAGILLQEGDERANYDRIIQKLASRNATHV from the exons ATGACAACGGATACGGCGAAGGGCGTCATAAACAATGGCTACGAACTGGATCAT AGGGAACTGGAGATACCAAATTCGGAACCATTCAAGGAAATTCCACGCGAAGACCGTAACTTGCCGCAACAGGGAGAAGATGGAAAGGGATTCTTCTACAACAATCCGAAAATGGGACGCATCGTGAAGATTTCAGTATACATTCTATTACACGTTGTGGTCGTGGGCTACTTCTCGTATGCCACTTATCACTATAATGACATCA cTAATTACGAGTGCAATTGGAGCTCAGATAATCCTCTTTGTGGCATCAATTTCTGCTCTGGCTATGGTATGCTCTTACTCCTGCTGGTATTCGTGTACTTTGGTCTGTTCTACTACTTTATATTCAAGCCCAAAGTGGGAATCTGGCTACACAGGGAGTACCTAAAGCCGGCTGCCCAAAAGTGGCACAACTTTAGCAGAACCAG AGCTGTCTCGCTGGCCAGCATAGCCTTGTTACTGGTCTTCCTAGCCATCTTCCTGTACTTCGAGACTAAGGACGAACCGCAGAAGCTGGTGTCGATGGTAGCCCCCTGCTTCTTCATCCTGTGTGGCTATTGCTTTTCCACAAAACGCAGTGCTATCAAGTGGCGCGTAGTGATCACAGGAATCACGTGCCAATTCCTGCTGGGCATAATCTGCATTCGCTGGGAGGTGGGACGCAATATCTTCGATTGTCTGGGCAAGAAAGTCGCAACGTTCCTCGACTACGCCAAAGATGGGGCCCAGTTTGTCTTCGGCGACTTCCTGATTCAAACCGAAGTCTTTGCCTTCGCCATTCTTCCCGTGATTTTCTTCTTCAGCTTTTTCATCTCCATTTTGTACTACATGGGCGCTATGCAGTGGGTGGTGGTCAAGCTGGGTTGGATACTGCAGCAGTTACTTGGCACAACCGTCTGCGAAAGCGTGACCGCCGCGGCTAACATCTTCCTGGGCATGTCCGAGAGTCCCCTGCTCATCCGGCCCTATATCAACAAGCTGACTAAGAGTGAAATACACAGCATAATGGTCTCCGGATTTGCGACAGTCTCCGGCACAGTGCTGGCTGCCTATTTGTCCTTCGGGGCATCTGCGGCGCATTTAATTACCTCCTCAGTAATGGCTGCCCCAGCCACTCTGGCAATCTCCAAACTCTATATGCCGGAGACCGAAGAGAGTCAGACCACATCGGAGTCCATTGAGCTGGAGAAATC CCAGGACTCGTCCTTACTCGATGCTGCGTCCAGCGGTGCCAGCAATGCCGTGCCCATTGTCCTGGGTATCATTGCCAATATCGTGGCTTTTGTAGCCTTCGTCGCCTTCCTCAACGGCATAGTCAATTGGCTTGGATATCTGGTGGGCGTCGATGATATCGACTTTGAGTGGATATTCTCAAAGCTGTTCATTCCGCTCGTCTGGGCCATGGGCGTGCCGAGCCAGGACTGTAATCTCGTTGCTAAGGTCGTGGCCACAAAGACTATAATCAACGAGTTTGTGGCCTACGAACGACTGGGCGCATACATAGTAGCGGGCGACATCACA GCTCGCAGCGGAGGAATCGCCACGTTTGCCATCTGCGGCTTTGCCAATCCCAGCTCCCTGGGCATCCTCATTGGCTCTCTGAGTGTCATGGCCCCGCATCGACGCTCAACCATCACCGCGGTGGCCTTCAGAGCCTTTGTCGTGGGCAGCATTGTGTGCTTTGTGTCGGCCAGTTTTGCAG GCATACTTCTACAAGAAGGCGACGAAAGAGCGAACTACGACAGGATCATACAGAAATTGGCTAGCAGAAATGCCACGCACGTCTAG